The proteins below are encoded in one region of Bosea sp. BIWAKO-01:
- a CDS encoding YbaK/EbsC family protein, with translation MSLESVRSFFAEHAPDIAIIETAESSATVSLAAAAHGVEPAQIAKTLSLRIGERVVLVVARGDARLDNRKAKAAFGGKPRMLDAGEVTEITGHPVGGVCPFGLASPLPVYCDITLRAFDEVVPAAGSTQSALRISPQRMVELTKAEWVDVCQEPA, from the coding sequence ATGAGTCTCGAATCGGTTCGCTCGTTCTTCGCCGAGCACGCGCCGGACATCGCCATCATCGAGACTGCAGAGAGCAGTGCGACGGTCTCCCTGGCTGCGGCGGCTCATGGCGTCGAGCCGGCGCAGATCGCCAAGACGCTCTCGCTGCGGATCGGCGAACGGGTCGTGCTGGTCGTCGCGCGCGGCGATGCACGGCTGGACAACCGCAAGGCCAAGGCGGCCTTTGGCGGCAAGCCGCGCATGCTCGATGCCGGCGAGGTCACCGAGATCACCGGCCATCCGGTCGGAGGCGTCTGCCCGTTCGGGCTCGCCTCCCCGCTGCCGGTCTATTGCGACATCACGCTGAGAGCTTTCGACGAAGTCGTGCCAGCGGCCGGATCCACCCAGAGCGCGCTCCGCATCAGCCCGCAACGCATGGTCGAGCTGACCAAGGCCGAATGGGTCGATGTCTGCCAGGAGCCGGCCTGA
- a CDS encoding low temperature requirement protein A produces MTQTLQRRTPLRTRVAHEHAKVSFVELFFDLVFVFAITQISHTLLEHFSLLGLAQAALLLGAVWWAWVCTSWVTNWLDPDSTPVRLMLFVLMFIGLALTTSLPGAFEDRGLIFACAYVAIQLGRSVFTLISLRGRSPANYRNFQRICLWFALSGVFWIIGGLADGGLRFGFWTLALALEYGAPWIGFRVPGLGRSSTAEWDIEGAHLAERCALFIIIALGESVLVTGATAAKLAATLPNSLAFANAFLGSVAMWWLYFHVGAERGSQRISTAEDPGSLARSAYTFIPLPLVAGIILVAVGDEFVLAHPAGHTELKVAIAVIVGPIFYVIGNLLFKKATAGWYPLSHLVGLGLLILWAPTAAILPPLALSFGATLILVLVAAWETLSLRPKEA; encoded by the coding sequence ATGACGCAGACCCTTCAGCGGCGCACGCCCTTGCGGACGCGCGTTGCACACGAGCATGCCAAGGTCAGCTTCGTCGAGCTGTTCTTCGACCTCGTCTTCGTCTTCGCGATCACGCAGATCTCGCACACGTTGCTCGAGCATTTCTCGCTGCTTGGGCTCGCCCAGGCCGCCCTGCTGCTCGGCGCGGTCTGGTGGGCCTGGGTCTGCACGAGCTGGGTGACCAACTGGCTCGACCCCGACTCGACGCCGGTCCGTCTGATGCTGTTCGTGCTGATGTTCATCGGCCTGGCGCTCACGACCTCGCTGCCGGGCGCATTCGAGGATCGCGGCCTGATCTTCGCCTGCGCCTATGTCGCGATTCAGCTTGGACGCAGCGTCTTCACGCTGATCAGCCTGCGGGGCCGCAGCCCCGCCAACTACCGGAACTTCCAACGCATATGCCTCTGGTTCGCGCTGTCCGGCGTGTTCTGGATCATCGGCGGATTGGCCGATGGCGGTCTCCGCTTCGGGTTCTGGACGCTCGCGCTTGCGCTTGAATATGGCGCGCCCTGGATCGGCTTCAGGGTGCCGGGCCTCGGCCGCTCCAGCACCGCCGAATGGGATATCGAAGGCGCGCATCTTGCCGAACGGTGCGCGCTCTTCATCATTATCGCGCTCGGTGAATCCGTACTGGTGACGGGCGCCACCGCAGCGAAGCTCGCAGCAACGCTGCCCAATTCGCTCGCCTTCGCCAATGCCTTTCTCGGCTCCGTCGCGATGTGGTGGTTGTATTTTCATGTCGGCGCCGAGCGCGGCAGCCAGCGCATCTCCACGGCAGAAGATCCCGGCTCGCTGGCTCGCAGCGCCTATACCTTCATCCCTCTGCCCCTCGTCGCCGGAATCATCCTGGTCGCCGTCGGCGACGAGTTCGTGCTAGCGCACCCGGCCGGCCACACCGAACTCAAGGTGGCGATCGCCGTCATCGTGGGGCCGATCTTCTACGTGATCGGAAATCTGCTCTTCAAGAAGGCCACGGCAGGATGGTATCCGCTATCCCACCTCGTCGGGCTCGGACTGCTGATCCTCTGGGCTCCGACGGCCGCGATCCTGCCGCCGCTCGCGCTGAGCTTCGGTGCAACGCTCATCCTGGTCCTGGTCGCGGCCTGGGAAACGCTCTCGCTTCGGCCGAAGGAGGCCTGA
- the purH gene encoding bifunctional phosphoribosylaminoimidazolecarboxamide formyltransferase/IMP cyclohydrolase, whose product MPTELRRVERALLSVSDKTGLIEFARALHRLGIALVSTGGTAKAIAEAGLPVTDVSDLTGFPEMMDGRVKTLHPKVHGGLLAIRSHPEHQASMLGHGIAPIDLLVVNLYPFEATVAAGRAYDDCIENIDIGGPAMIRAAAKNHNDVAVVVDASDYAAVLGELESQKGATTRTLRRKLAQKAYARTAAYDAAISNWFANELAETSPAYRALGGGLAETLRYGENPHQWAAFYRTPEQRPGVATARQVQGKQLSYNNINDTDAAFECVAEFDPAVSAACVIVKHANPCGVASGSSLLEAYEKALACDPVSAFGGIVALNRRLDAQAARKIVEVFTEVIIAPEADDEAIAMIAAKKNLRLLLTGGLPDPRGGGLSLRTVSGGFLAQARDNAVVDDMELRVVTKRAPSEAELADLRFAFRVAKHVKSNAIVYVKGQATVGIGAGQMSRVDSSRIAAWKASEAAKAAGVAESLAKGSVVASDAFFPFADGLLAAAEAGATAVIQPGGSMRDDEVIKAADEAGLAMVFTGHRHFRH is encoded by the coding sequence ATGCCGACTGAGCTTCGCCGCGTCGAACGCGCCCTTCTTTCCGTCTCCGACAAGACGGGGCTGATCGAATTCGCGCGCGCCCTTCACCGTCTTGGCATCGCGCTGGTTTCGACCGGCGGCACCGCCAAGGCGATCGCCGAGGCCGGCCTGCCCGTCACCGATGTCTCCGATCTCACCGGTTTCCCGGAAATGATGGACGGTCGCGTCAAGACGCTGCACCCCAAGGTGCATGGCGGCCTTCTCGCCATCCGCTCGCATCCCGAGCATCAGGCCTCGATGCTCGGCCACGGCATCGCGCCGATCGACCTGCTCGTCGTCAATCTCTATCCGTTCGAGGCGACCGTCGCCGCCGGCCGCGCCTATGACGACTGCATCGAGAACATCGATATCGGCGGCCCCGCGATGATCCGCGCCGCCGCCAAGAACCACAACGACGTTGCCGTCGTGGTGGACGCGTCGGACTATGCCGCCGTGCTCGGGGAACTCGAGAGCCAGAAGGGCGCGACCACGCGGACGCTGCGCCGCAAGCTCGCCCAGAAGGCCTATGCCCGCACCGCCGCCTACGACGCCGCGATCTCGAACTGGTTCGCCAACGAACTGGCGGAGACATCTCCGGCCTACCGCGCCCTCGGTGGCGGCCTGGCCGAGACGCTGCGCTATGGCGAGAACCCGCATCAATGGGCTGCGTTCTACCGCACCCCCGAACAGCGCCCAGGCGTCGCGACCGCCCGCCAGGTCCAGGGCAAGCAGCTGTCCTACAACAACATCAACGACACCGACGCCGCCTTCGAATGCGTCGCCGAGTTCGACCCGGCCGTCTCGGCCGCCTGCGTCATCGTCAAGCACGCCAATCCCTGCGGCGTCGCCAGCGGCAGCTCGCTGCTCGAGGCCTACGAGAAGGCGCTGGCCTGCGACCCGGTCTCGGCCTTCGGCGGCATCGTCGCGCTCAACCGCAGGCTCGATGCGCAGGCCGCGCGAAAGATCGTCGAGGTCTTCACCGAAGTGATCATCGCGCCCGAGGCCGATGACGAGGCGATCGCGATGATCGCCGCCAAGAAGAACCTGCGGCTGCTCCTGACCGGCGGCCTGCCTGATCCGCGCGGCGGCGGGCTGTCGCTGCGCACCGTTTCCGGCGGCTTCCTCGCACAGGCCCGGGACAACGCCGTCGTCGACGACATGGAACTGCGGGTCGTGACCAAGCGCGCCCCGAGCGAGGCCGAGCTCGCCGATCTTCGCTTCGCCTTCCGCGTCGCAAAGCACGTCAAGTCTAACGCCATCGTCTACGTGAAGGGTCAGGCGACTGTCGGCATCGGCGCGGGCCAGATGAGCCGCGTCGATTCCTCGCGCATCGCTGCCTGGAAGGCGAGCGAGGCTGCGAAAGCCGCTGGCGTTGCCGAGAGCCTCGCCAAGGGCTCGGTCGTGGCCTCCGATGCTTTCTTCCCCTTCGCCGACGGCTTGCTTGCCGCGGCCGAGGCCGGCGCCACAGCGGTGATCCAGCCCGGCGGCTCGATGCGCGACGACGAAGTGATCAAGGCGGCCGATGAGGCCGGCCTCGCCATGGTCTTCACCGGCCATCGCCACTTCCGCCACTGA
- a CDS encoding heparinase II/III family protein translates to MNGWTERRGLAQAAIGRAARRTRGQFVGAARKLWPFGHVQATRLLFAPHDLRTADPTTAGDIYSGYYAFAGRTLRTHGESPFDCQPPSEGWSEALYGFSWLRHMRAADTAIARANARALVDEFIDRRYDRSEIARQPAVAARRLISFLSHSPLLLEGADHAFYERFIRHVARLTERLTLALSGAVDGAARLQCLIAVTFAAISLDGQERRLRRAEATLSDELDVQILPDGGHLSRNPRLIIELLLDLLPLRETFVARGLEPPRSVLMAIERMMPHLRLFRHGDGSLALFNGMGITPPDLMATLAAYDDARARPIEHAAYSGYDRLGGGRSTVVVDAGAAPRGANSVEAHAGCLSFEFSSGSQRIIVNCGASRFGPPELRLAARSTAAHSTVVLAERSSASFGLVLGEHRITAGPSDVRVARQDSEAGHEWVASHDGYHRHLGALHTRRLLLSNDGTTLTGEDEIALPKGTETLPAVARFHLHPGIRPSLIREGDGALLALPSGEIWEFEASGRAIAIEESIFLAAADGKRRTEQLTISFDAAVTPQVTWRLTRIGTAPRATRSHERGGPEAQLPL, encoded by the coding sequence TTGAACGGCTGGACTGAGCGTAGGGGGCTTGCCCAGGCGGCGATCGGTCGGGCTGCGCGGCGGACGCGTGGCCAGTTCGTCGGCGCCGCGCGGAAGCTCTGGCCTTTCGGCCATGTCCAGGCGACCCGCCTGCTCTTTGCTCCGCATGATTTGCGCACGGCCGATCCGACCACGGCCGGCGATATCTATTCCGGGTATTATGCCTTCGCCGGGCGCACGCTGAGAACCCACGGCGAATCGCCCTTCGACTGTCAGCCGCCGAGCGAGGGCTGGTCCGAGGCCCTGTACGGCTTCTCATGGCTTCGGCATATGCGCGCCGCCGATACCGCGATCGCCCGTGCCAATGCGCGCGCGCTGGTCGATGAGTTCATCGACAGGCGGTACGACCGCAGCGAGATCGCAAGGCAGCCGGCAGTCGCCGCGCGTCGACTGATCTCCTTCCTGTCACATTCGCCGCTCCTTCTCGAGGGCGCAGATCACGCCTTCTACGAGCGCTTCATCCGCCATGTCGCGCGGCTGACGGAGCGGCTGACGCTGGCGCTGTCCGGCGCGGTCGATGGCGCAGCGCGGCTGCAATGCCTGATCGCGGTGACCTTCGCCGCGATCAGCCTGGACGGCCAGGAGCGACGGCTGAGGCGCGCCGAGGCAACCCTGTCCGACGAGCTCGACGTCCAGATCCTGCCCGATGGCGGCCATCTCAGCCGCAATCCCCGGCTGATCATCGAGTTGCTGCTCGATCTCCTGCCCCTGCGCGAAACATTCGTCGCGCGCGGGCTGGAACCGCCGCGCAGCGTCCTCATGGCGATCGAGCGGATGATGCCGCATCTGCGGCTGTTCCGGCATGGCGACGGCTCGCTCGCCCTCTTCAACGGCATGGGCATTACCCCGCCCGATCTGATGGCTACGCTCGCGGCCTATGATGATGCCCGCGCCCGGCCGATCGAGCATGCCGCCTATTCCGGCTATGATCGGCTCGGCGGCGGCCGCAGCACCGTGGTGGTCGATGCCGGCGCGGCGCCGCGAGGGGCCAACTCGGTCGAGGCCCATGCAGGCTGCCTGTCCTTCGAGTTCTCCAGCGGCAGCCAGCGCATCATCGTCAATTGCGGCGCCAGCCGTTTCGGGCCGCCCGAGCTCCGGTTGGCGGCGCGCAGCACCGCAGCCCATTCCACGGTGGTCCTGGCGGAGCGCTCCAGCGCCTCCTTCGGCCTCGTACTCGGTGAACACCGCATCACCGCCGGCCCCTCCGACGTGCGCGTCGCGCGGCAGGACAGCGAGGCTGGCCATGAATGGGTCGCGAGCCATGATGGCTACCACCGCCATCTCGGCGCCCTGCACACCCGCCGGCTGCTGCTCAGCAATGACGGTACGACGCTGACAGGCGAAGACGAGATCGCCCTGCCCAAGGGAACCGAAACCCTGCCGGCCGTGGCACGCTTCCACCTGCACCCCGGTATCCGTCCGAGTCTGATCCGCGAGGGTGATGGCGCCCTGCTCGCGCTGCCCTCCGGCGAAATCTGGGAGTTCGAAGCCTCCGGCCGCGCCATCGCGATCGAGGAAAGCATCTTCCTAGCCGCTGCCGACGGCAAACGGCGAACCGAGCAGCTGACGATCAGCTTCGACGCTGCCGTGACGCCGCAGGTCACCTGGCGCTTGACCCGCATCGGCACGGCGCCGCGGGCAACGCGGTCGCATGAACGGGGCGGACCCGAGGCACAACTGCCGCTTTGA
- a CDS encoding RsmB/NOP family class I SAM-dependent RNA methyltransferase: MTEQDNSRRKPAPAPARPADDAPGLPARRLAANLIDEVLRAGTALDETYERMSPAFGLDAADAALARAIAITAFRRLGTIQHAINARLERGSPKNSGPFEPILVAAAAQILFLDVPDHAAVDLAIRHLHEDARSARYVALGNALLRRLARERDAILNGSAAPFADTPPWLAESWRSAYGDETAAAIAASHADEPPLDLSVKGDAAGWAEKLGGIVLPTGSVRLRERSPVPSLPGFAEGEWWVQDAAAALPALLLAPKPGERIADLCAAPGGKTAQLAAAGAAVTAVDRSAPRLRRLRANLERLGLTAEILATDAANWQAEPFDAVLLDAPCSATGTIRRHPDVAWTKTPEDRDKLAALQARLLDAAARLTRPGGRLVYCTCSLEPEEGENQIEAFLAANPDFARLPIKPEEIGGLPEAINAAGDLRTLPHQLRGESPRLSGWTGFYASRLIRL, encoded by the coding sequence ATGACTGAACAGGACAATTCACGCCGCAAACCAGCACCGGCTCCCGCTCGGCCAGCCGATGATGCACCGGGCCTGCCCGCGCGCCGCCTTGCAGCGAACCTGATCGACGAGGTGCTGCGGGCCGGCACCGCGCTCGACGAAACCTATGAGCGCATGAGCCCGGCCTTCGGGCTCGACGCGGCCGACGCAGCGCTGGCGCGCGCGATCGCCATCACCGCCTTCCGACGGCTCGGCACGATCCAGCACGCCATCAATGCGCGGCTCGAACGCGGCAGCCCGAAGAATTCGGGTCCGTTCGAGCCCATTCTGGTCGCCGCTGCGGCCCAGATCCTGTTCCTCGACGTACCGGATCATGCCGCCGTCGATCTCGCGATCCGCCATCTCCACGAGGATGCGCGTTCGGCCCGCTATGTCGCGCTGGGCAATGCGTTGCTGCGCCGGCTTGCCCGCGAGCGCGACGCGATCCTGAACGGAAGCGCCGCCCCCTTTGCCGACACCCCACCCTGGCTCGCCGAAAGCTGGCGCAGCGCCTATGGCGATGAAACGGCCGCCGCCATCGCAGCAAGCCACGCCGACGAGCCGCCGCTCGATCTGAGCGTGAAGGGTGACGCTGCAGGCTGGGCCGAGAAACTCGGCGGCATCGTGCTGCCGACCGGATCGGTACGTCTGCGCGAACGCTCGCCGGTGCCGAGCCTTCCCGGCTTCGCGGAAGGCGAATGGTGGGTGCAGGACGCCGCCGCGGCACTGCCCGCGCTGCTGCTGGCGCCCAAGCCGGGCGAACGCATCGCCGATCTCTGTGCCGCCCCGGGGGGAAAGACGGCACAGCTCGCGGCAGCCGGCGCCGCCGTCACCGCAGTCGATCGTTCGGCGCCGCGCTTGCGCCGCCTGCGCGCCAATCTGGAACGGCTCGGGCTCACGGCCGAGATTCTGGCGACCGACGCAGCAAACTGGCAGGCCGAGCCCTTCGACGCGGTTCTGCTCGACGCCCCCTGCAGCGCCACGGGCACGATCCGCCGCCATCCCGATGTCGCCTGGACCAAGACCCCCGAGGATCGCGACAAGCTCGCCGCACTCCAGGCCCGGCTGCTCGACGCGGCGGCGCGCCTGACGCGGCCCGGCGGCCGCCTCGTCTACTGCACCTGTTCGCTTGAACCGGAAGAGGGCGAAAACCAGATCGAAGCCTTCCTCGCCGCGAACCCGGACTTTGCGCGCCTGCCGATCAAGCCCGAGGAAATCGGTGGTCTCCCTGAGGCGATCAACGCCGCCGGCGACCTTCGTACCCTGCCGCATCAGCTTCGCGGCGAAAGCCCGCGGCTCTCGGGATGGACAGGATTTTACGCAAGCCGTCTGATCAGGTTATGA
- the htpX gene encoding zinc metalloprotease HtpX, which translates to MNYVRTGILMAGLTALFAMVGYLLGGAGGMLIALGIAAATNLYSYWNSDRLALASHNAHEVDERSAPELYGMVRDLAARANMPMPRVYLIDEEQPNAFATGRNPQNAAVAATTGILRTLSYDELAGVMAHELAHIKNHDTLTMTITATMAGAISSLTTFGMFFGSRENRPGLLVQILISVLAPMAAMVIQMAISRSREYEADRLGGEICGNPVALADALAKIAGGVSHIPNETAEAKPATAHMFIINPLSGRGMDFLFSTHPDTGNRIAALMEQARAMGIGGRNAGGFSSQATQSPWNGSHKPGPWG; encoded by the coding sequence ATGAACTACGTCCGCACCGGCATTCTGATGGCCGGCCTCACCGCGCTCTTCGCCATGGTCGGCTATCTGCTCGGCGGCGCGGGCGGTATGCTGATCGCGCTCGGCATCGCCGCCGCGACCAATCTCTACAGCTACTGGAATTCGGATCGGCTCGCGCTCGCCTCCCACAATGCCCATGAGGTCGACGAGCGCAGTGCGCCCGAGCTCTATGGCATGGTGCGCGACCTTGCCGCGCGCGCCAACATGCCGATGCCGAGGGTCTATCTGATCGACGAGGAGCAGCCCAACGCCTTCGCCACCGGGCGGAACCCACAGAACGCAGCCGTCGCCGCGACCACCGGCATCCTGCGCACGCTGAGCTACGATGAGCTCGCCGGCGTGATGGCCCATGAGCTTGCCCACATCAAAAATCACGACACCCTGACGATGACCATCACCGCGACCATGGCGGGCGCAATCTCCTCGCTCACCACCTTTGGCATGTTCTTCGGCTCGCGCGAGAACCGGCCGGGACTGCTGGTGCAGATTCTGATTTCGGTACTCGCACCGATGGCCGCGATGGTGATCCAGATGGCGATCTCGCGTTCCCGCGAATACGAGGCGGACCGGCTCGGCGGCGAAATCTGCGGCAATCCGGTCGCGCTCGCCGACGCGCTTGCCAAGATCGCCGGGGGAGTCTCGCATATTCCGAACGAGACGGCGGAGGCCAAGCCTGCTACGGCCCACATGTTCATCATCAATCCCCTGAGCGGACGCGGCATGGATTTTCTGTTTTCGACCCACCCCGACACCGGCAATCGCATCGCCGCCCTGATGGAGCAGGCGCGCGCCATGGGTATCGGCGGTCGCAATGCCGGCGGCTTCAGCAGCCAGGCCACACAGAGCCCGTGGAACGGCTCCCACAAGCCCGGCCCGTGGGGCTGA
- a CDS encoding DUF1674 domain-containing protein codes for MPNDIAKDQASAKDQASVPTSETDRARSLSPVAQRALAEAQARRAEIDAKAAATKRDKELNGRGGLDPVRYDDWEVKGIASDF; via the coding sequence ATGCCAAACGACATTGCCAAGGATCAAGCCTCGGCCAAGGATCAAGCCTCGGTTCCGACGAGCGAGACCGATCGGGCCAGGAGCCTTTCGCCGGTGGCGCAGCGCGCATTGGCCGAAGCACAGGCGCGACGCGCCGAGATCGACGCCAAGGCGGCGGCGACAAAGCGTGACAAGGAACTCAACGGCCGCGGTGGTCTCGATCCGGTGCGTTACGACGACTGGGAGGTGAAGGGAATCGCGAGCGATTTCTGA